One segment of Niabella beijingensis DNA contains the following:
- a CDS encoding GNAT family N-acetyltransferase, translating into MEIRIRRAVAADCPRILELVKELAHYEKAPAEVTVSREHFRESGFGPNPVWWAFVAETETGVVAFALYYVRFSTWKGQAMYLEDILVTESMRGHKIGARLFDRLFEEAKEKGFQRICWQVLDWNEPAINFYKKYNAHFDGEWINCSVSLQGH; encoded by the coding sequence ATGGAAATAAGGATCAGAAGAGCCGTTGCGGCGGATTGCCCGCGGATACTGGAGCTGGTAAAAGAACTGGCACATTATGAAAAAGCCCCCGCGGAGGTTACCGTATCCCGGGAGCATTTCAGGGAAAGCGGATTTGGTCCCAACCCCGTATGGTGGGCATTTGTAGCGGAAACAGAAACCGGTGTTGTTGCCTTTGCGCTGTATTATGTCCGTTTCTCTACCTGGAAAGGACAGGCGATGTACCTGGAAGATATCCTGGTTACCGAATCCATGCGGGGGCATAAGATCGGTGCCCGTTTATTCGACCGGCTGTTTGAAGAGGCAAAGGAAAAGGGATTCCAGCGGATCTGCTGGCAGGTACTCGACTGGAATGAGCCCGCGATCAATTTTTATAAAAAGTACAACGCCCATTTTGATGGCGAGTGGATCAACTGTTCGGTATCATTGCAAGGGCACTAA
- a CDS encoding DUF5684 domain-containing protein: protein MGKQEGFTAGLILLSFVFYPIPGFGSARYLGPYGDPEAFRAATENNRFDFEKNNP, encoded by the coding sequence TTGGGCAAACAGGAAGGATTTACCGCTGGTCTTATCTTATTGAGCTTCGTGTTTTATCCCATCCCGGGTTTTGGAAGTGCCCGGTATCTGGGGCCCTACGGCGATCCGGAAGCCTTCCGGGCAGCTACGGAAAACAATCGCTTTGATTTCGAAAAAAACAATCCGTAG